CTGGAGCGGGCGCTGGCCTTCGTCGACTCCCAGATCGGCCCGGAGGGCATGCTGCCGCTCGCCATCCAGGTGTGGAGCGAGGCCCAGCGGGACCCGACCCTCGCCGAGTTCGTCAAGGACACGTACACCGGCTTCCGCAACCACTTCGCGACGCTGGCCCGGCGGGCGGTGGCGGCCGGAGAGCTGCCGTCCGACGCCGACCCGGAGGCGGTCGGCGCCGCCCTCTTCGCCCTCGTCCCCGGCTACTTCATGCAGCGCATCCTCACCGGACGCCCAGACCGGCACACCTACCTCTCGGGCGTCCGCACCCTCCTCACCCACCCCGCTCCCTGAGCCCCGCGATCTTGCAGTTCGGGCCCCGACGAAGGGCACGAAAGCCGCAGAGCGCGGGCCGAAACTGCAAGATCGCGAGGGACCGGGGTCAGGCCAGGCGCCAGACCTGGAAGGTGGGGCCGTCGGCCGGCAGGGTGATCGCGCCGTCGGCGTCCGGGCGCAGCGCGGGGGCTCCGCCGTAGACGTTCTCCGCGGCGGGCAGGCCGGGCAGGCGGACCGGGGTGCCGGCCGCGCGGCGGGCCAGCACCAGCACCGTGCCGGTGGGCGCCTCGCGGAGGAAGACCAGCGTGTCGGCGTCGGCGTGCACCCAGCGCAGGCCGCCGTGCCGCAGCGCCGGCTCGCCACGCCGCAGCGCCAGCAGCGACCGGTACGCGTCGAACGTGCGCCGGTCCCAGCGCTCCGGCCGGTGCCACGGCATCGGGGTACGCGAGCCCTCACCGTTGGTGCCGGTCAGCCCCAGCTCGTCCCCGGCGAAGATCACCGGGGTGCCCGGCATGGTGGCGAGCAGGCCGGCGGCCACCTCCTGCCGGGCCGCGTCGCCGACCACGGTCCGGA
This sequence is a window from Micromonospora sp. NBRC 110009. Protein-coding genes within it:
- a CDS encoding TetR/AcrR family transcriptional regulator; translation: MPRVSDEHLAARRRQILEAARRCFLREGFHNTSMQDVIAEAGLSVGAVYRYFPSKNDLITSIAQSVIGGADDVFAGLARHEPPLPLTEVLERALAFVDSQIGPEGMLPLAIQVWSEAQRDPTLAEFVKDTYTGFRNHFATLARRAVAAGELPSDADPEAVGAALFALVPGYFMQRILTGRPDRHTYLSGVRTLLTHPAP